One Burkholderia gladioli genomic window, CGCGTTCTGAACACACGTCCGCGAGAAACGGGTTTTGACGAAGGGTGTAGTTTGAACTGACTCTCATCTGAACCTGAAGGAGAAAATGATGGCAACTGCCAAGAAGAAACCGGCTGCCAAGAAGGCAGCAGCGAAGAAGGCCGCACCGGTCGCGAAGAAGGCTGCACCGGCGAAGAAGGCAGCCGTGAAGAAGGTCGCGGCGAAGAAGGTCGCAGTGAAGAAGGTTGCTGCGAAGAAGGCTGCACCGGCCAAGAAGGCTGCTGCGAAGAAGGTTGCAGCGAAGAAGGTCGCGGTGAAGAAGGTTGCCGCGAAGAAGGCAGCACCGGCCAAGAAGGCAGCGGTGAAGAAGGTCGCCGCCAAGAAGGCGCCGGCAGCCAAGAAGGCCGCAGCGAAGAAGGTTGCGGTCAAGAAGGTTGCCGCCAAGAAGGCAGCACCGGCGAAGAAGGCAGCGGTGAAGAAGGTTGCCGCGAAGAAGGCCGCGCCGGCGAAGAAGGCTGCTGCCAAGAAGGCTGCGCCGGCGAAGAAGGCCGCGCCCGCCAAGAAGGCTGCCCCTGCCAAGAAGGCTGCAGCGAAGAAGGCTGCCGCTGCTCCGGCGACGACGACCGCAACGGCATCGGTGGCTCCGGCTTCGGGCGCGAAGACCGCGCTGAACCCGGCAGCGGCCTGGCCGTTCCCGACCGGCAGCCGTCCGTAATCGACCTTCGCGTCGATACGACACAAGCCGTAGTCAATGCAGTATCGGGTCGATGCCTCGGCCCGCTCGAATCCCGTTACCGGTTCCCGGTGGCGGGATTTTTTTATGCGTGTCGCTCGGTGCGGCCTTCGCGGCTCATCCCGCTGCGGGATTCGCGCGCGCAAAAAAAACGCATACGCGAAACGAATCGCGTATGCGCTGGATATCGCGGCTGTCGCCGCGCGCTGAGGTCTCCTCGCTCAGTGCGTGACGCGAGTCACGCCGCCGCTCGACAGCAGACGGACGCGATCGCCTGCACGGAACACTTCCGGCGTGGCGGCCTGCGTGATCGAGCGCAGATCGCCGTTATCGAGGCGCACGGTGATTTCCACACCGTTGGCCGAACTCATGCCCTGGCCGATCGCATTGCCCGCGACCGCGCCGGCGAGGCCGCCGGCGATCGCGGTGAGAATCGAGCCCTTACCGCCGCCGATCGCACTGCCGGCCACGGCACCGAGCGCGCCGCCACCGAGCGTGCCGAGCGTCGAACCGGCGCCAGTATCGCTCTCGATACGCACCGCGCGCACGCTCTCGATGGTGCCGAGGCGTACCGTCTGTTCGCGCTGCGCCTGGCTGGCGCTATAGACATCGGCGGAACCCGGCGGCGTGAAACAGCCTGCGAGCGATACCGAGGCGGTGATCATCGCGGCGAGCGTGAGGGTTTTCCTGGTCAGCATGTGTGGTTTTCTCCAACAAATCTCATTCGATACTGTAGCCGAACGCGGTCTTGAAGCGGGACAGGATTTCCGCGCGGCCCAGCGTGTACGTCTGCGGGCCCGAGTGAGCGATCTTGATCGATCCCATCAGGCTCGCGAGGCGGCCGGTGGTCGCCCAGTCCAGTCCCTTCTCGATCCCGTACAGCAGGCCGCCGCGGAAGGCATCGCCGCAACCGGTCGGATCGACGATCTTCTCGGCCTGCACGACCGGGATCTGCTCGGTGCCGTCGCGGTGACGAATCGTGGCGCCATGTTCGCCGCGCGTGATGATCAGGGCCTGGACCCGGCTCGCGATCTCGTCTTCGGACCAGCCCGTCTTGTCGCTTACCAGTTTGGCTTCGTAATCGTTGACAGCCAGATAGGTCGCAAGTTCAATGCTGCGCCGCAGCGTGTCGCGGTCGAACAGCGGCAAGCCCTGGCCCGGATCGAACACGAAGGGCACGCCAGCCTTGGCGAGCTCCTCGACGTGCTGGACCATGCCCTGGAAGCCGTCCGGGCCGACGATCGCGAGCTTGATGCCTTGCGCCTCGCCGGCGTGGTTCAGGTGCGACTGCATCATCGCGCCCGGGTGGAAGGCGGCGATCTGGTTGTTGTCCAGGTCGGTGGTGATCATCGCCTGGGCCGAATGCGTGTCGGGCACCACGCGCACGAACTGGCGCGACAGGCCGAGCGAGTCGAAGCGGTCGAGATAGAGCTGTGCGTCGATCGCGCCGACCGTGCCCATCACGCGGGCCTCGCCGCCCAGCGCGTGCAGGGCGTAGCCGATGTTGCCGGCGCAGCCGCCGAACTCGCGGCGCATGGTCGGCACCAGGAAGCTCAGGTTGATGAGGTGAACCTGATCGGGCAGGATGTGCTCCCGGAACCGCCCTTCGAAGGTCATGATGTTGTCGTAGGCGATCGAACCGCAAATCAGCGTAGCCAAGGTCGTTCCTGTTCAGTGGTTGGGACTGCTGCAGATGAGAGTGACGCGCGCCGTGCCGAGGCAGGGCGCGCGTACGGCCGGATCCGGTGGCAGAACTTACTTCAGCGCGGCAAGCGCGGCGTCGTAGTTCGGCTCGTTCTTGATCTCTTCGACGAGTTCCGTGTAGACGACCTTGTCGTTCGCGTCGATGACCACCACCGCGCGCGCGGTCAGGCCGTTCAGCGGGCCGCTGGTGACGTCGACGCCATAGGCATTGGCGAAGTCGCGGCCGCTGCGGAAGGTCGAGGCGGTCGACACGTTGGCCAGGCCCTCGGTGGTGCAGAAGCGCTTGGCCGCGAACGGCAGGTCGCCCGAAACCACCACCACCGCCGTGTCGGCGAGCTTGCTGGCGGCTTCGTTGAACTTGCGCGTCGAGGTCGCGCAGGTCGGCGTGTCTAGGCTCGGCACGATGTTCAGCACCTTGCGCTTGCCGGCGAAGCTCGCCAGCGTCAGCTCGCCGAGATCCTGGCCGACCAGCTTGAAGTCGGGGGCTTGCGAGCCGACGGCCGGAAAGCTGCCGGCCAGCTCGATCGGGTTGCCGCCCAGGGTGACTTTGCTCATATTCGTACTCCGAAGAGGGGGCGTCGCGAGGACGCCGAGGTTGAGGCCGGCGCGCCTCTCGCGGCGCGCCGTGCGCTTACGGGTAGAAAATCTGTACGCGGAAATTCGAGGCGGCGATGCCGGGCGCGCCGTCGGCCGCGCCCGGCGCCGTGTCGATGCGCACGAACAGCGTCTCGGTGGCGCCGGCAGCCAGGCCCGCGCCGAGCGGCGTGCCGGGGCGCACGTAGTCGGCGGGCGGCAGCACGCGGCGCGCGGCGACCTGGTTCGAGGCATCGAGCAGGGTCAGTTCGATCGACGGCCAGGCCAGCGCGATGCTCGCGTGATTCGACAGCGGCACCTTCAGTTCCAGCACGCGCGGGCCGTCGAGCTGGCGCAGGTCGGAGGCGCCCAGGCGCAGCCCGTCGATCGCGCGCGGCGGCTCGAGGGTGCAGCCGAGCGTGGCGCAGGCCTGCGCGAACAGCGGTTGCGCGGCCGGCCAGCGCGCCAGCAAGGGCTCGCGCAGCCACCAGGCCAACTGGCCCAGGAACAGGACCAGCAGCAGGCCGGCGAGGAAACCGCCCAGCACCTGCCGGCCGAAGCTGCCGCGCGCGGCGGCGGGCGATTCGCGCGTCATCGCGAAATGGACTCGGCCGTCCGCTTCCGGTTCGGCGGCGAAGGGTTCGGCCTCGGGCGGCGTGGCGCTGCGCGGTGCGAGGTGGACCCGGACATCATCGGCTTGCGGTTCGGCCATGTCGGTATCGACGGGCGAGGGCGCCGCGCCCAGCGAGGGCTCGGCCGCGTCGCGCGGCAGGGCGGCGACCAGCGCGGCGATATCGGCGGCGCTGGCCGTGTGCGCGGGAGCGAGCGTCGCGCTCGCGGCGGCGTTCGCATCGGCATGGCCGGCGGGATCGTCGATCGAGGCCGCGGCGGGGCCGGCTGCCGCCGGCGCGCCGCGCATCAGGCCCGCCTCGCTGGCCGGCACCTCGCCCGCGGGCACGGCCGCGATCGGCACCAGCGGCGTGGCGTCGGTATTGCCGCTGTTGTGGCGTAGCCTGGGATCGATGCCGCCGTCGAGCCAGGGCGCCCACATGTCCCAGGCGCCCGGCGTGAAATTGCCGTCGGCGGCTTGCGCGGGCGTGGCTTGCGGCGCGGTGGCCGAGAACACGCGCGGCGGTTGCGGCGGCGTGCCCGCGGCGGCGGGCGTGGTTTCGACGATGGCCGGGGCCAGCTCGGGATCGGGGTCGACCAGCGAGTGCGCGGCGTCGAACACCTGCTGGCAGTGTCCGCAACGCGCGAGCCCGCCATGCAGCGTCAGGTGCTCCGGCTGAATCCGGAAGACGGTTTCACAGTGGGGGCAGCGCGTCGCGAGTGGCATGGTCAGCCGGGCAGCGGGGCCGGAGTGATGGACAGCGCCTATTCTAATGGCTTTCCCGCCGGGTTCCGGCGAGGCATACCCAACCTTCGTGCTCGCGCCAGACCGAGATGTCGACATAGCGCGCATAGACGGCGGCGACTTCCTCCGCCTGCCGCGCCAGCACCCCCGACAGGGCGATGCGGCCGCCCGGCCTGACCTTGGAGGCGAGCATCGAAGCCATCAGCTTGAGCGGGTTCGACAGGATGTTGGCGACCACGATGTCGAATTCGCCGGCCGGACAATCGTCGGGCAGGCCATAGCTGACCTCGGCGCGATTGCGTTCGCTGTTGTGGCGCGCCGACTCGACCGCCTGCGGGTCGATGTCGATGCCGATCACCTGGCCCGCGCCGCACTTCTTGGCGAGGATCGCCAGGATCCCGGAGCCGCAGCCGTAGTCGAGCACCGACTGGCCGGCCTCGACGGTCTGCTCGAGCCATTCCATGCAGAGCCGCGTGGTCGGGTGGCTGCCGGTGCCGAAGGCCAGGCCCGGATCGAGTTCGAGCACCAGCGCATCGGGATCGGGCGCGTCGTGCCAGGAGGGCACCACCCAGATCCGCTCGCCGATCGGGATCGGGTCGAATTGCGATTGGGTGACGCGCACCCAATCCTGTTCTTCCACCTCGCGCACCGCATGCGCGGGCGCGGCGTCGAGCCCGATCTCGTTGGCGGCGGCCGCCAGCAGCACCGCCGGGTCATGCGCCTCGGCGATCAGCGCGATCACGCGCGAATGCTGCCAGGCGGTGCGCTCGGGCGTGAGGCCGGGTTCGCCGAACAGCGGCTGCTCGTCGGGCGTGTCGGCATCGGCGTCCTCCACCGATACCGACAGCGCGCCGAGCTCGATCAGCGCATCGGAGAGCGCTTCGGCATGCTCGCGCGCGAGCTCGACGACGAGTTCCCGGTAACTCATGCTCAGGCCTCTTCCGGCGCGACCTGCTGCTTCGCGGCGAGCCGGCCTTCGAGATAGTGGATGCTGGTGCCGCCTTCCACGAACTTCGAGTCCAGCATCAGCTCGCGGTGCAGCGGGATGTTGGTCTGGATGCCCTCGACCACCATTTCCGACAGCGCGATGCGCATGCGCTGGATCGCCTGTTCGCGCGTTGCGCCGTAGGCGATCAGCTTGCCGATCATCGAGTCGTAGTTGGGCGGCACGAAATAGCCGTTGTAGGCATGCGAATCGACGCGGATGCCGGGGCCGCCCGGCGTGTGCCAGGAGGTGATGCGACCCGGCGAGGGCGTGAACTTGAACGGATCCTCGGCGTTGATCCGGCACTCGATCGCGTGGCCGCGGAACTGGATGTCGCGCTGGCGCAGCGTGAGCTTCTCGCCGGCGGCGATCTTGATCTGTTCCTGCACGATGTCGACGCCCGTGATCAGCTCGGTGACCGGGTGTTCCACCTGCACGCGCGTGTTCATCTCGATGAAGTAGAACTCGTTGTTCTCGTAGAGGAACTCGAAGGTGCCGGCGCCGAGGTAGCCCATCTTCTTGCAGGCGTCGGCGCAGCGGTCGCCGATCCGGTCGATCAGGCGGCGCGCGATGCCGGGCGCCGGCGCTTCCTCGATCACCTTCTGGTGGCGGCGCTGCATCGAGCAGTCGCGTTCGCCGAGCCAGAGCGCGTTCTTGTGCGCGTCGGCCAGCACCTGGATCTCGATGTGGCGCGGGTTCTCGAGGTACTTCTCCATGTAGACCTGCGGGTTGCCGAAGGCCCGGCCGGCTTCCTCGCGGGTCATGTTGACCGCGTTGACCAGCGCCGCTTCCGTGTGCACCACCCGCATGCCGCGCCCGCCGCCGCCGCCCGCCGCCTTGATGATGACGGGATAGCCGACCGCGCGCGCGATCTTGACGATTTCCTTGGGATCTTCCGGCAGCGCGCCTTCCGAACCCGGCACGCAGGGCACGCCGGTGCGGATCATGGCCTGCTTGGCGGACACCTTGTCGCCCATCATGCGGATCGTGTCCGGACGCGGGCCGATGAAGGTGAAGCCCGACTGCTCGACGCGTTCGGCGAAGTCGGCGTTCTCCGACAGGAAGCCGTAGCCGGGGTGGATCGCTTGCGCGTCGGTCACCTCGGCCGCGCTGATCAGCGCCGGCATGTTCAGGTAGCTGAGGTTCGACGGGGCCGGGCCGATACAGACCGCCTCGTCGGCCAGCTTCACGTACTTGGCTTCCTTATCGGCTTCCGAGTACACGACGACCGTCTTGACGCCGAGTTCGCGGCACGCGCGCTGGATGCGCAAGGCGATCTCGCCGCGATTGGCAATGAGGATTTTTTCAAACATAGCGGGTATTCGTCTTTCCGGTGACGCGCTCTGGCGCGGGGCGGCGCACTCGGCCTTAGCCGATCACGTACAGCGGCTGGCCGTATTCGACCGCCTGGCCGTTCTCGACGAGGATTTCCTTGACGACGCCCGCCTTGTCCGACTCGATCTCGTTGAGCAGCTTCATCGCTTCGATGATGCAGATGGTCTGGCCTTCCTTGACCGTGTCGCCGACCTGCACGAACGGATCGGCGCCCGGCGAGGGCGCGCGGTAGAAGGTGCCGACCATCGGCGAGGTGACCACGTGGCCCTGCGGCGCGGCCGGGGCGGGCGCCGCCGCGGCTGCCGGAGCGGCGCCTTCGAGCGGGGCCGCGGCTGCCGGCGCGGGGGCGCCCACCTGCGGAGCGTAGCCGCTGGCAGGCTGCACGTAGACCGGCGGCGCGTTCTTGACGATACGCACCTTGCCTTCGCCTTCCGTGACTTCCAGCTCGGAGATGCCGGATTCGGAGACGAGGTCGATCAGGGTTTTCAGCTTGCGAAGGTCCATCGGGAGTTCCCCTTGTCTAGTCGTGAAGCGCCGGACTGGCCGGCGGCAATTCGGATTCTTGAAACAGATCAGCCGCGCGGCGCGCCCTGCAGCTTGTCGAGCGCGTGCTCGAGCGCATACAGGTAGCCCTTCCAGCCGAGGCCGCAGATCACGCCCTCGGCCTGGTCGGAGAAGTACGAGTGATGCCGGAACGGTTCGCGACGATGCACGTTCGACAGGTGCACCTCGACGAACGGGATGCCGACGCCGGCCAGCGCGTCGCGGATCGCGACGCTGGTATGCGTATACGCGGCCGGGTTGATCACGATGAAATCGGTCTGCTCGTCGCGGGCGGCCTGGATGCGATCGACCAGGGCGCCCTCGTGGTTGCTCTGGAACGAGGCGAGCTCGGCACCTGCCCGGCTCGCGCGCTCGGCCAGCGCCCGATCGATCTCGGCCAGCGTCACGCGCCCATAGACCTCCGGTTCTCGGGTACCGAGAAGATTGAGGTTGGGGCCGTGCAGTACCAGCAAACGTGTCATGGTCGCTTCAATTTCTGCGGAATTGGGCGCACTTTATCGCCGATTCGAGAAATTTGTCCAGTTTTGCCGCGTGCACGACGCGCGGCGCGCGGGAGGTTTTGCTCGGCGTTGCGCGAAGATCGCGATATTTGCCGTCAACCTGCCGCGAACCGGAAGCCAACCGCCGGCAACGCGAGTCACGGAAAGCCTGGACACTCAGAGCGTATCGAGGGTCTTTTTCAGCTCGCCGACCTGGATTTGACCTAATTTTGTCACGCGTACCCGGCCGTTCGCATCAATTACGACGGTAAATGGCAGGGCGCCGGCGGTATTGCCGAAATTGCGTGCCAGATCCGCGCCGGCATAACCGCTGACCACCACCGGGTAGTCGACCTTGACCTTCTGCAGAAAGGCCTGGACG contains:
- a CDS encoding carbohydrate kinase family protein, coding for MATLICGSIAYDNIMTFEGRFREHILPDQVHLINLSFLVPTMRREFGGCAGNIGYALHALGGEARVMGTVGAIDAQLYLDRFDSLGLSRQFVRVVPDTHSAQAMITTDLDNNQIAAFHPGAMMQSHLNHAGEAQGIKLAIVGPDGFQGMVQHVEELAKAGVPFVFDPGQGLPLFDRDTLRRSIELATYLAVNDYEAKLVSDKTGWSEDEIASRVQALIITRGEHGATIRHRDGTEQIPVVQAEKIVDPTGCGDAFRGGLLYGIEKGLDWATTGRLASLMGSIKIAHSGPQTYTLGRAEILSRFKTAFGYSIE
- a CDS encoding glycine zipper 2TM domain-containing protein, yielding MLTRKTLTLAAMITASVSLAGCFTPPGSADVYSASQAQREQTVRLGTIESVRAVRIESDTGAGSTLGTLGGGALGAVAGSAIGGGKGSILTAIAGGLAGAVAGNAIGQGMSSANGVEITVRLDNGDLRSITQAATPEVFRAGDRVRLLSSGGVTRVTH
- the aroQ gene encoding type II 3-dehydroquinate dehydratase, with amino-acid sequence MTRLLVLHGPNLNLLGTREPEVYGRVTLAEIDRALAERASRAGAELASFQSNHEGALVDRIQAARDEQTDFIVINPAAYTHTSVAIRDALAGVGIPFVEVHLSNVHRREPFRHHSYFSDQAEGVICGLGWKGYLYALEHALDKLQGAPRG
- a CDS encoding zinc-ribbon and DUF3426 domain-containing protein; this translates as MPLATRCPHCETVFRIQPEHLTLHGGLARCGHCQQVFDAAHSLVDPDPELAPAIVETTPAAAGTPPQPPRVFSATAPQATPAQAADGNFTPGAWDMWAPWLDGGIDPRLRHNSGNTDATPLVPIAAVPAGEVPASEAGLMRGAPAAAGPAAASIDDPAGHADANAAASATLAPAHTASAADIAALVAALPRDAAEPSLGAAPSPVDTDMAEPQADDVRVHLAPRSATPPEAEPFAAEPEADGRVHFAMTRESPAAARGSFGRQVLGGFLAGLLLVLFLGQLAWWLREPLLARWPAAQPLFAQACATLGCTLEPPRAIDGLRLGASDLRQLDGPRVLELKVPLSNHASIALAWPSIELTLLDASNQVAARRVLPPADYVRPGTPLGAGLAAGATETLFVRIDTAPGAADGAPGIAASNFRVQIFYP
- the accB gene encoding acetyl-CoA carboxylase biotin carboxyl carrier protein; the encoded protein is MDLRKLKTLIDLVSESGISELEVTEGEGKVRIVKNAPPVYVQPASGYAPQVGAPAPAAAAPLEGAAPAAAAAPAPAAPQGHVVTSPMVGTFYRAPSPGADPFVQVGDTVKEGQTICIIEAMKLLNEIESDKAGVVKEILVENGQAVEYGQPLYVIG
- the prmA gene encoding 50S ribosomal protein L11 methyltransferase, producing MSYRELVVELAREHAEALSDALIELGALSVSVEDADADTPDEQPLFGEPGLTPERTAWQHSRVIALIAEAHDPAVLLAAAANEIGLDAAPAHAVREVEEQDWVRVTQSQFDPIPIGERIWVVPSWHDAPDPDALVLELDPGLAFGTGSHPTTRLCMEWLEQTVEAGQSVLDYGCGSGILAILAKKCGAGQVIGIDIDPQAVESARHNSERNRAEVSYGLPDDCPAGEFDIVVANILSNPLKLMASMLASKVRPGGRIALSGVLARQAEEVAAVYARYVDISVWREHEGWVCLAGTRRESH
- the accC gene encoding acetyl-CoA carboxylase biotin carboxylase subunit, with the translated sequence MFEKILIANRGEIALRIQRACRELGVKTVVVYSEADKEAKYVKLADEAVCIGPAPSNLSYLNMPALISAAEVTDAQAIHPGYGFLSENADFAERVEQSGFTFIGPRPDTIRMMGDKVSAKQAMIRTGVPCVPGSEGALPEDPKEIVKIARAVGYPVIIKAAGGGGGRGMRVVHTEAALVNAVNMTREEAGRAFGNPQVYMEKYLENPRHIEIQVLADAHKNALWLGERDCSMQRRHQKVIEEAPAPGIARRLIDRIGDRCADACKKMGYLGAGTFEFLYENNEFYFIEMNTRVQVEHPVTELITGVDIVQEQIKIAAGEKLTLRQRDIQFRGHAIECRINAEDPFKFTPSPGRITSWHTPGGPGIRVDSHAYNGYFVPPNYDSMIGKLIAYGATREQAIQRMRIALSEMVVEGIQTNIPLHRELMLDSKFVEGGTSIHYLEGRLAAKQQVAPEEA
- the tpx gene encoding thiol peroxidase, which produces MSKVTLGGNPIELAGSFPAVGSQAPDFKLVGQDLGELTLASFAGKRKVLNIVPSLDTPTCATSTRKFNEAASKLADTAVVVVSGDLPFAAKRFCTTEGLANVSTASTFRSGRDFANAYGVDVTSGPLNGLTARAVVVIDANDKVVYTELVEEIKNEPNYDAALAALK
- a CDS encoding histone H1-like DNA-binding protein; translation: MATAKKKPAAKKAAAKKAAPVAKKAAPAKKAAVKKVAAKKVAVKKVAAKKAAPAKKAAAKKVAAKKVAVKKVAAKKAAPAKKAAVKKVAAKKAPAAKKAAAKKVAVKKVAAKKAAPAKKAAVKKVAAKKAAPAKKAAAKKAAPAKKAAPAKKAAPAKKAAAKKAAAAPATTTATASVAPASGAKTALNPAAAWPFPTGSRP